A segment of the Amblyomma americanum isolate KBUSLIRL-KWMA chromosome 6, ASM5285725v1, whole genome shotgun sequence genome:
CGGTGCCGACACAGCCCTCTCCCAGACTACATATCTGTTCAGATTCTGCGATTTCTCTAGTGATGCGTACTTTGCTCTTTCTGATTACGGAGGTGTCATCAAGTGCAGGTGAACAATCTTGGCAAGTGAggcagtgacttgcgaggaaaccttcaaaatcttttccctcgcgagCGTTGATAGTGTTGATCTAAATTTTTGTGTATAGTGTTGCCAACAGTGCACTAAATAAATAACGCGTGTTAGGATTTGAAAACTaaatcttcattttttttcatgcactgaGAAACCGCACCATAAAGTTCTCACCAGAACAACACAGCCTCTAACCTTCGAGAGTCGGAAGCTTATCTCAACGTAATCGGCAGCTCTCGCGATCTTAACCAGGTGCTATATAATCTATTTATTCAAATTTCAGTGCTTGACTTCAACAAAACAATAACTTTACCTCATTCAAAGCAGTCATCAAAcgctgattgtttttttttctgccgtttaCTTTCAGGCAAGATTTTATTCAACAAGGATTCCGGTTGTTAATATTGTTGCTTTCCTCGGCCCTAATCACATTAAAACATGGGTAAAGGCTATAATTTGGTGGAAATGATGGGTTCCCTTTAAACGAAGATACTCCCACGGTCGTTGCCTTTCTAGGAACCAAACTCTTTTTCCCAACAAAAGAAGGGAAGAATATTTTGTCATGCTCCTATCACTTTTACCCTAAGTACTGCACTTAAACCTTTACGGATAATAAGAATGCTGCAATTCTGTACGGACGAATAGCACAATTAAACGGAGTTGCTGTCAGCCGTACACCTCATGTATTCTGACATAAACTCAAAAGCAGAAACATTTCGTTCGTATGATAGCAGAGAACCTGCTGTTTATAGCTTAACAACTTAACTTCCTTGCACAGGGCTAATTCCTGGTTACAAGAATAACCTGTCTGTTCAAGAAAGTAACTGCAGGTTTTCGCAGCACGTGTTCCTGAAACATCCTGAAACATTAGGGAGACTGAAAATTCACTCAGCCATGATGATGAATATGTGTTTACATACACTGTTGCGAAACTAAGGTTTTTGTCTCGCATGAACAGCAAGCGTCCCTTGGGAAGCTGTTTCTTGCGTAGAACGGAGGCTGAAAAAAAAGCGCCGATGCCTTGGTCCAATTTCACCATTCcttgaatataaaaaaaatgatttcagaACAGTTTTTCAGTGCATGGGCTGAGAGTTTTCCTGTCAGGGGGCTAACACGTGGAAGAGCTGTTTTCCTTCGTACGTTCTATCGTAACCGCACCATAGCATGTACGGGCATCATTGCATGGTGGTTTTTACTTGTCCCATTCAACAAAATGTCGACAGTGAACCTGCAAAAATTATTTCCGTGAAAAACTTCTCCAGAGCTAATGATGAAAGTGTGTTAGACTACTTCAGCTTACACCTTGACATGTTTCGAGGAACTAATGTTAATGAACTCTGGaataaatttaaagaaatctGTACGTGCTGCATTGATAACTACATTCCtaatagaacaaagaaaacatgtaaaaaaactcCTTGGATCACGCGATAAATAatacatttgaaaagaaaaatcaaacgtCTGAAGCGTGGGGGTGCCTGTCGAAAAATAGTTAAAATACAGTCAGGCTAACTTCACAAGCGCTTTGCGCcaggctaaacaaaattactttcgGTATAGCCTGCCAAATTTTCTTCGTGACTCACCACATAAGTTCTGGAAATTtttatcgaaaaagaaaaaaacaattacgcgCATTTCATGTCAAGGTGTCCAGCTTGCTGATAAATCGCAAATCTCTGAGGCATTCAATAAGTATTTTCAGAGTGTGTTTTCCCATCATGGTTTATTTGTTCAACCCAGTACCATGTCTCCCAACACGACCCCCGACATTGTTTCTTCATCTGGCGTATTCTCCATGCTACTCAACCTCAAAACTAAAGCGTCCGCTGGACCTGACGggataccaaatatttttttgcgccgttatgcagaagccatcacagagttcctggttgttattttccgcaaatcatttgaaacaggaaacattccttctgactggaggaaagcgcggattgtgcccgtgctgaaaaagggtgatcctgccttgattgctaattatcgtcccatatcaataacttccacatgttgcaaacttgctgagcatatcatagctaactacataactacatttctaaacgataacaaggtacttaccccccatcagcacgggtttcgtaaaggcttttccactgtcactcagctaacttctgtcattcatacttttgcaagtgtactaaatagcgctggtcaaatggatgttatttttttagacttcagcaaagcctttgatgttatttctcatgccaaactaatttacaaacttgaacttattggtcttcctaatttcataattcgttggatttcctcatacctttctcaccgcacacaatttgtttgtattgatgattgctattcaaaccacctgccggtcacttcaggcacttcacttatttatttatttatttatttatttatttatgtttgtttgtttgtttgtttgtttgtttgtttgtttgtttgaagtACAGCAAACGTATGAACATGTCACGTTAGTACCTAAATATTATTATAGCTGGCTTCTAGAGCGGCGACGTGACCACGATTGTGATATCTTGCAAAATCAGCATGAAAATGGAGCGTCGTGTTTCGACGCGCATCCAGTTAATCCCTTGAACTTGTTCGACGTCTACAGTGTGCCTCTGTTTCCGTCTGTGCAATCTGTGGTTCCGTGACCTTCGCGCCTTGCGTTCGCAGACGGGCCCACATCTGACGTGCTCCAGGTGGTCGAGCTTCCGCTTATCAACCTCACTCTGTGCAAGCAGCTCAACAGATTCCTTGTGCAAGAAAACAATCTTTGCGCCGGATACTTGGAAGGCGGAAAGGACGCTTGCACGGTACGTCACACTCCTACATGCGATACCGGCTGCAGAACGAAATAGAACCACTAAGATCCCATTTACATACATCGATGTCAGTGTGGATCATTGTAAATATCCCTTCTATATGCATCTCATATATGCATAAGCATCCACTATTCCCTTAAAACTACGCAATGTTTCAAAAATATTAAAGCTCTTTTGAAcgcgtcttttttatttttagaatCAGCGGTTGGTGTTGGGACGAGGAGAGTTAATGTTTATGCAGAACTGGACGTGGCACGGATTCTTTCTCCATCTATAAGTGTAGTATGAAACCCTAGTGCAGAACGTAGCAGAAAGCGATACTGCCTCTTTAATGAAACGCCAAGTCGGGTGTTATGACACGAGGACAGCTATCACCTGTTTGACTAGAGCACCTAGGCGCCCTAGAAATAGAGTGATATATGTACAAGGGTGGTGTAGCATGCACAAGTTTTACCTAGGGAACATTTGTGACAGCCACTTGAGTGGCTTAGTTTCTGTATAGCGTCTGAAGCGAGTCTTTGTTGCATGTTATCCATTCGTCGCCCCAGTCACGAGATATAAATCTAGGGATCATTTATTGTTAGCACTGTTTCACTTGTTTCTTGCTTCCATTTGGCTTTGTTGGTGTTGTTTTCTTGCTTGTCTTAAAATAAACATCATTAACTGAATCTCCCGCGCATGGCAATGATTATAAACGAAAGTGTATACTGTGGATTCTTGCATACGCGTTAATAGAGCAAGGCCATTTCTTTTTTGGTTAAGTACAAGCGAAGTTCGCCTTCTGTATAATGACTGTGTATGTTTATAATGAATTGCTTTGTTCATGTCAAGAACCAACATATGGCTTTGACGGGCTGTTTGATATTCAAACGTGAGCACAATTGATATATACGCCTTCTTTCTAACCGGGCACGGAACTAGTTGCCAGAGAGTAGGCATAGCCATATCGAGCCAAAAAACTTGCTACTTAGAGTAATAGACATAAGAGCGCAAGCTGGCAACACGGaggaggaagggaacaggacgagcgctgcactttcaacagggcttattcagggaagagcgtatagatagcctctgaccttatccatgctcttaatctcaatttgacaaacatctacctttcacagatatgcctcaagaaacatcatttcactgtgccggataataaccgaggtatcactgatgcaattgtcacctcgtttcttgatataaaaggcttccacgagctcacgttcggtcttatctcggcttttcagtagcactttacattcaggcagtcggggcttgcagactatacgtttctctttcgagcatgcttggcagtggtctggaagatgggctactttcttattcaatgaattcttgtgttctagcaggcgctcattaagacaccggccggtctgtccaacgtacaccttcccgcatgtaagcgggaactcgtacaccactgAAAGGTatatgtttgtcaaattgagattaagagcatggataaggtcagaggctatatatacgctcttccctgaataaaccctcttgaaagtgtagcgctcgtcctgttcccttcctcgtccgtgttgccagtttgcgctcttatgtcttccacaaatatgcaccaacaaacccagttgcaagtacttcttactTAGAGTAACTATCCCTTAGCCATTTGTTTAAGAAAAGAGCGAAAATTTTCTCAATGTAATTATTCGACGTGCGAACACTACACAGTCCGATGCTGGAAGCGGCGAGACTGATAGCAGTTGCATCAGCGCAGGAAGCAAGAAACCGGAAACAAATGTATATTCTCATTTTAAACAGGTTTCTGATAAACAGTATCGCCCACAATTCTCACTCGGTGAACCTCTCGTTGACTTCGTCCCCACGCCACTAATCCTTCTCGCTCGATGACGCAGGGCGACTCCGGTGGCCCGCTTTTCCAGATCATCAACGACACGGCCGTGCAGATCGGCATCGTGTCGTGGGGTCGCAGTTGCGCCGTGCCCAACTCGCCGGGCGTCTACACGAACGTCCAGCCGTACCTGTCCTGGATCGAGGACGTACTCCgctacaacagcagcagcaagccccgCCTGCGACCGCGTGCGCGCCCCGCCGCAACCGCCACCCGCCCGCAACCGTGGCGCCGCCTACCGGGCGGCCCACGCAGGACACCCGCGATGGCGATGAGGGGACGGCGACCGTTAAGTAGACGTCCACCGTCAACGTCAAGATCCGGTACCGCAGTGAACAACACGAGCCGTGTGACCCGCGACACAGTGTGATGTTCGTCATGGTGGCCATGTTCGCGAGCATCGCAATATCCTGGACAGTGCGACAGTGGCCGCGCTGTCTAATTCTTCGAGGACTGTCATTCTTTGGCGCCCCTTCCCTAATTGTTACTAAATTTCGTTCCTGACAGCGGGATTTCAGCCCCACGTTCACGAGGGGGTGCTCCGATCAGTGCATTGGGAAGAGTGAGAGTGTGGGTGACTGTAATGACAGATTTCTGTTATAGTAAACTTCAGTTCAGTACCTCTGACACATGACCTTTCAAGGCATGTTTTATCACCAAAGACGGCAATGTGACGTAGCTGTCTACGATACTTTTTTCAACTGCAGTTGAAGAGGAAGAGAGAAGCCCTATCTTCATTCTTACCAAAAGCAAATATAGGCCGTGCCAGTATCTGAATACGGCGTGCACTGTCAACTTGAGTTTATTTTTAAGTATTTAAACCACTGTTAACTCACCTTTATTCAAACCATTTTACAAGTTAACAAGCACTTCCTTTCAGTTTGATGAAATGCCGGCTGCAAATTCAATTTAAACAAGCTTGTGTAAAGACCACAGGGGATGCCGAAGTAATTTCATTCGTGCCTTCTCTTGCTTTCTCGTGCATctgttgttttatatttttgtacaGCGGTTTCTTTCGCTGCCGGCAGACAGGTCGCAAGCGTGAAAATTCCCACACGCAGCTGACTAAGCATGGTAACTGAAATTTCAGCAGTGATTCATCTTATGCGAGTCTGAACACATAGCGTAGGCTGCTCATTGTAACCTTCCTTGTAAACAATACAAAACTAACTACAAGAGCCACAAGGGTCAACgcccagcgttgtcctgtgttcttctcctggaccagcgttgtcctgtgttctcgtGGACCAGCGTTGTCCTATGTTCTTCTTCTCCTggaccagcgttgtcctgtgttcttcttctcctggaccagcgttgtcctgtgttcttcttctcctggaccagcgttgtcctgtgttcttctcctggaccagtgttgtcctgtgttcttctcctggaccagcgttgtcctgtgttcttctcctggaccagcgttgtcctgtgttcttctcctggaccagcgttgtcctgtgttcttctcctggaccagcgttgtcctgtgttcttcttctcctggaCCAGCGTTGTCCTATGTTCTTCTTCTCCTGGACCAGCGTTGTCCTATGTTCTTCTTCTCCTggaccagcgttgtcctgtgttcttcttctcctggaccagcgttgtcctgtgttcttcttctcctggaccagcgttgtcctgtgttcttctcctggaccagtgttgtcctgtgttcttctcctggaccagcgttgtcctgtgttcttctcctggaccagcgttgtcctgtgttcttctcctggccagcgttgtcctgcgttcttcttctcctggtgtctcgagCTTTCGCTGGAGACGTTTTGCCCATTGTTAAGCACGTACCTTCTGCTAACGTGACATGATGAATCCTGTCCGCAAGACACGTAAAACAGACGCGGATGCGGAGCTATTCGCTCTGCAATGCGTACCGAGAAATTCTGGACGTTGCCCGCTGACGCCTGATCGTACAGATTTGGAGTCCGTCATTCGCGACGAGTAACTTGCAGGATATAATTTTAATTGGGAGCTGTACGGCTTATCGTAGTGACCTGAGCTTGCCCGATGCAACGCACGAAAAGCATTAGTGGTTCGTGATGTTTCTAAATATGTCCTTTATTTTAATTAGCTGCGTCGTGGCAAATCACAATACTTATCATTGTCAAAAACTCTATTTGCTTTACTTTTGATTGCTTTAACGTACATTAATATCTGCATGATGGAAAAGCTGCTTGCATAGGTAAATATTTGTACAGATATCAGCACCATTGAACTCCCTTAGGCATGTGGCTAGCAGAAAACGAGAAAGCACGGTGGTGTGTTCGAAATTCTTGAACAGGCGTGCACTGAGTTTTGTTCACCTACTCGTGCCTTGTGGGGAGAACTTACAACTTAAAAGCATTTTGCGTTGTTCCAAATATCCCGTGTTTCCCACCTCGCTTGACCCATTTAGACATTCCAAAAAGTTTCATCGTAGCCGAGAGGTTGAGTACCTATAAAGTTAAAACTTAAATTTGAGACTGCAGCCTAGGTGGAATAAGGTCGTGTTGCAGACACACCGGTAAAAAAGAGTAAGCCCGGTGTAAAACTAAACGGTGAGAGGCTCCGAGAATAGCACATGTTGGTTCGCACAACCTCGCTCAAGCTATTCGCCCCAGCGCTTATTTGAACGGTTGCGTGTGAACCGCGCTTCAGACGCCATCTGCGTCTATGCAATTTCTGCAAAAAAGTGCGTTACTCGAGAATACTCTTCCTCGAGcgttaaaattttttttcaaaattatgtGACTCAAGGACGTATAATGCCAAATAGTAAAGCAAACATGCTTTATTCAACGTGCTGGAAGCATTCCGTCGTTCAAAACGGCATGATACAAGTATTCGTGAACACATTGCTATTTACAGTTGACTTCCGACCAGATGACTCAACAAAGACGTACGGCACAACCTCGAAACGTGCAGGTGCcccaaaatatttatttttaggGCGCGTGTACGTCACCAACACAACAAACACAGCGTTTCAGATCTGTACAAATATTTACAAAGTGAATATATTACAGTGGCATGACGTGTGAGACATGCGAAAGACAGGAACAAGAGAAAGAAATACAGGTATTCAGGCTATTCCTGTTACCGGCTGACTTGTGCAACGAACGAGAAAAGGTGCGTTATGATTGTCACAGTGAAAACGAAGAGTGGCACTAACGTTTTTCCTAGGTACAAAAAGGCACAATTTTGTTTAAGCTCCTTCAACCTTCGCATTACGAAAGCAGAAATAGGTGCATCGAATATGAATAAAGCTATTTTCACTGCCTATTGATGCTCAGTGCTGATGCGAGTTTTGATGACCTCAGAACCAGTGTCTAACAATTCATTTTGTTCCATTTAACAAGACCAATGCCACAAAATGAATAATGATGGGTATGAAGTCTACGCGTTACGACACTATGTCCGATGAACTTTTGGTACAGTGTCACTGAAAGCACGAGGAACTTTAAGCGACGTGAATGCAGGGTCGATCACGTTTGTTGGAACTACTCTCTTTGATTAGCGATGAAATAAACGGCAACATGCAGCAGTTGCGGTGGTTGTGAGTGCTAGAAACAAATTCAGTGTTTTGAAACATCAATAAAGCCTCCTTTCACGACGGGGGATGCTATTCCAGACAATCGTGACTTGCTCTGCACACAGACGTCGCTCCGTCCCAGTCCTAGAACTAAGTTTTTAGCTCCAGGAAGGGACGCTTTGGTAAAAATTTGTTAAAAATGCCTAAGGGAAATAGGGAGTGGATCTGTGGGAACGGGAGGCCGAAGACCGCCGCTATCCTCAGATCCCGTGCACTACGACGACTTGGCCTTTCCCGAGGGACGGCTACGGCTTCCAGCTAAAGACGCCACGATGTAGGGCACGAAGCCAAACATGGCCGCGGCCAGGAGTGCATTGAAGATGAACGCCGAGGCGtagaagactggcacgttggtCTTGGGTAGGGAGACCCACTCGGAAGCCTTGCCGAGGAAAACGGCCAAGATGGCGGCCGCGACACGCATGGACCAGGTGAACTCGGTTGTCTTGACGCGCTGGTAGAAGCCTGACGTCATGGCGAGGCCCATTCCCAGGGGGAAGGCGCAGTAACGCATCATGCTGAAGAAGGGCGTGGTGTCGACGTGGATGTACTCCTGTTTGACGCACCATTTGACAGCCCGGTCGACGGACCACAGGGGGTCGACTCCCATGAGACGGAGGACGCCGTAGGTGGCGAGGGCGCTGGCACACAGGCCCACGCTGATGAGCACGTACTGGCGGCGGGTCACGTGGTCAGTGTCGATCTTGCACATAAACTTGGCCAGGAGACAGCCTGGAAAGCGAGAAGAACGAAGATCATTAAGGCATGCTTCAACGGTGCACGAATTACGTCTTACACCTGTCATTCGTGGCATTGCATAAACAAAAGTCGACATTGAAAACGAATGAATAAataacatttcctttttttttgttcttcactTGGTTACATTGCGGCGTTCCCAGTTGTAATTTTTTTCAAAAGCTTGTTTCTCGGTGCAATTATCAATGTTGTTAAACGAAAGCCTACATACAGTAATGAAAATCTCTGAAGTGGCCTCAgcaccgagaattgtttcctcggccagggtgtccggtatgtaaacacgagaacattgaggccgacattcgtcacttactgtgggactgtccAGCTCTCAAGcttacaaggatccggcacctgatgttagcaggtctttcaccaagcaatccttcttcatacattgcctggacgcagggaccgtaccatcgttctctactggacttcatcaaatcagctaacctttttcgagtcatttagatcattcatcacaccttcacccatcattgatgccctggggcaataaattttgctttcaaaaaaaaaaaatctcttgcgGACTCGCAACACTAAACAGCAATGACAAAACGTAGTTTTACTGGACACAGCAGAGAAACAATCACGAAATAAATTTAAAGCGTCTTTAAAgctaaacaaattaaaaaaaaaggtgggccAGTACATTCTGCAAACATAACGTTTGCTTCAAGGGTGCACTCTACCGAATTCCATCTGCGGTTATTCTCACAGAAAGGACAAACGTGTGCTCAAGGTGTAATATAGCAGACAGCCATACTCGCACTTTCCTCTTTCAAAAGCTGCGTGCTAGATTTCAAAGAACAGATGTTATTGCCGTTCTCAACAAAAGGCTATCGGGATG
Coding sequences within it:
- the LOC144093620 gene encoding anionic trypsin-2-like, translated to MNGRNVFFGGGSLITDKFVLTCGHCLSRESIRNVTVWLGLHRLSFPSFFQWRSRPCAFFIHPQFDDATLANDIALLRLQDRVPLWRLGGYVNTICLPPRGFEPQGSALVSGWGYTSENGPTSDVLQVVELPLINLTLCKQLNRFLVQENNLCAGYLEGGKDACTGDSGGPLFQIINDTAVQIGIVSWGRSCAVPNSPGVYTNVQPYLSWIEDVLRYNSSSKPRLRPRARPAATATRPQPWRRLPGGPRRTPAMAMRGRRPLSRRPPSTSRSGTAVNNTSRVTRDTV